The Chloroflexota bacterium DNA segment GGATCTGCTTTCAATGGGGAGAGACTGGCCCCTACGACGTGGAGATAGTGGACTATCACAGATAGTGGACTGCCACCAGAAAGGCAACTGAAATGAATCCGATGAACGGCATGCCCCCAGTACACCCGGGCGAGATCCTCGCGGACGAGCTTGACGAGCTTGGGCTGTCCGCCAACGCCTTCGCCAAGGCGCTGGGCGTGCCAACCAACCGCATCACCGCCATCCTGAACGGCCAGCGCGGCGTCACCGCGGACACGGCCCTGCGGCTGGCGCGCTACTTCGGCACAGGGGCGCAGCTTTGGCTGAACCTGCAGAAGTCCTATGAACTCCGGCGAGCGGAGATTGATGCATGGGAGAGCATTCAACGGACGGTGCAGCCCCGCGTGCTGGCCATTGCCGAGGGGACGGACACCCCGCCGTACAAACCGTAGGGCAATCTCTCCGGCGCTCGTCTGGAACATCGTGGCAGCCGAACCGCACCCCTAGTTGGCGGACTCCAGCCACTCCTCCCAGAAGCTCGGCGTGCGCTCCTCGCCCTCGAACTCCACATCGACGACGCAGCCGCCGGGGCGCACCTGGTGCATGCGCTTCACTGTCCCGACCCTGCCGATGTACAGAAGGTCTTCACCTTCTTTCCTTGCCTCTTCAATGACCTTGACCGGCTGCCCCAGGTTGAACTTTGGCATGGAACCCCTCCATGACGCTTGGTGTGCTTCCGAACATAGCATATGACCGGGGTTGTGGAGACGCCAACAAGCGCCGCAGTCGATCGCTACACGTGCCGCTCCAGCACGAAGTCGCTGAGCTCCAGCAGCGCGCGCTTGGCGTCCGAGTCCGGCAGCGGCTCCAGCGATGAGATCGCCCGTTCCCGCAGCATGTCGGCCACCTCGTAGACGCCCGCCATGACGCCCGAGTTCCGCACCATGTCGACTGCCCGCTCCAGGTTC contains these protein-coding regions:
- a CDS encoding polyprenyl synthetase family protein, which encodes DFEGSAAEIGKPVGSDLASGVLTLPALLLVEQYPEDNPVVAVCRDIDRERNLERAVDMVRNSGVMAGVYEVADMLRERAISSLEPLPDSDAKRALLELSDFVLERHV
- a CDS encoding HigA family addiction module antitoxin — protein: MNGMPPVHPGEILADELDELGLSANAFAKALGVPTNRITAILNGQRGVTADTALRLARYFGTGAQLWLNLQKSYELRRAEIDAWESIQRTVQPRVLAIAEGTDTPPYKP